CAAGCTCGTCGAAGCCCTCGAGAAGCGGGATTCGGATGAAACCTAGCCGGGGACGTTGCTCGCGAACCTGCGTTGTTCGCACCCGACGACATGCCCAGGGCCGGTAGCCAAGCGAACGACGCGACGTCGCAAGCATCGTCCCCTCCCTCGCGCCGAGTCGGGATCGTCGAGGATCCCCGCTACCAGGACCATTGCGGGCCGGAAGGCCACCCGGAGCGACCCGAGCGTCTCACCGCAGTCTCCGAAGCCATCAACTCGTTCCGCGAGCAGCTCTTGCCGATCCCCGCACGACCTGCAGAGCCCGCGGAGATCCTCGCGATCCACGAAGAGAACCTCCTCCGAGAGGTGGAGACCGCCGCGAGCCAGGCCCCGGCGCGGCTCGATGCCGACACCTATGTCTCGGCCGCGAGCTTCGAAACCGCTCGCCTGGCCGCGGGCGGCTGCGTCGATCTGGTCAACGGCGTCGTTCGCGGTGACTTCACCAGCGGCCTGGCCGCAGTGCGCCCCCCCGGCCATCACGCCGAAGGCGACCGGGCGATGGGTTTCTGCCTGTTCAACAACGTCGCCATCGCCGCAAGCGCGGCCCGGGACAAAGGCATCGAGCGGATCCTGATCTTCGATTGGGACGTGCACCACGGCAACGGCACCCAACACAGCTTCGAAACCGACCCGAACGTCTTCTACGTCTCGACCCACCAGTTCCCCTTCTACCCGGGGACCGGGAGCTTTGGCGAAGTCGGCATCGGCCGGGGCGAAGGCGCCACGTTCAACATCCCGCTTCCGGCGGGTAGCGGAGACACCGAGTACGTGGGCGCCGTGCAACGTCTGGTGCTGCCCGCGGCACGAGCCTTCCAGCCAGAGCTGATCCTGATCTCGGCCGGCTTCGACGCCCATCGCGATGACCCGCTGGCGGAGATGAATGTTTCGGCCGAGGGCTATCTGGCGATGGCCGGCGCCGTGCGTGCGGCCGCCGATGACCTCTGCGG
This portion of the bacterium genome encodes:
- a CDS encoding histone deacetylase, with amino-acid sequence MPRAGSQANDATSQASSPPSRRVGIVEDPRYQDHCGPEGHPERPERLTAVSEAINSFREQLLPIPARPAEPAEILAIHEENLLREVETAASQAPARLDADTYVSAASFETARLAAGGCVDLVNGVVRGDFTSGLAAVRPPGHHAEGDRAMGFCLFNNVAIAASAARDKGIERILIFDWDVHHGNGTQHSFETDPNVFYVSTHQFPFYPGTGSFGEVGIGRGEGATFNIPLPAGSGDTEYVGAVQRLVLPAARAFQPELILISAGFDAHRDDPLAEMNVSAEGYLAMAGAVRAAADDLCGGRLAFILEGGYALSGLREGVEATLAAALAPTPPVAEAVEAPEGTILRRVIDQVVAAHGSAIPDLGAA